The genomic segment AGGACTTACACATAATCCCCTGTTAGGCGGCCAGTGCTGCAATGGTCGCTTCATCTAGTGTTGCACTCCCTGATGCGTCCACCCTTTGAACCGATGGCTATATGTGATATCAAGTTATTGTCACTcaaggttttgtttttggtggctaTAACTTCGGCCCGCAGGGCCAGTGAGTTGGCCACTCTCAGAGCTGATCAGCCCTTCCTACAGTTTTTTCACGACAAGGTGTTGTTGCACACTGATATCTCATTTCTTCCTAAAGTAGCCTCAGAATTTCATCTGAACCAACCTCTCATACTGCCTACTTTATTCTCTGAACCTACCAATGACACGGAGTGCATGCTCCACAccttggatgtcagaagagcacTTGCCTTTTACGTTTCAAGGACTAAAGAGTTTAGGTTATCTCCTAAACTCTTTCTGTGCTATTTTGGACAAAAGAAAGGTCTCCCTGCATCACCCTCATCACTCTCGAGGTGGCTTGTCTCTACAATATCTTTGGCCTATGAACTCCAGCAGAAAGTGCCACCTGAAGGTTTGTTTGCTCACTCCACCAGAGGAGTGGCCTCTTCTACAGCCCTCCTATGTGGCATCGATctgcctgacatctgcaggactgcCACTTGGTGTCAAGCATCGACCTTTATCACTCACTACAGATTCGACCTGAGGGCTAAAAGAGAAGAAGCTGTACTGGCATCCGCCCTTCAGTGATGACCCTCCTTCCGATAAGTTAGCTTGCTGGTGACCCTTttctgtgcattcacagaagaccacgatgaagaaagggAGGtaacttacctgtaaccatggttcttcaagtggtcattctgtgaattcacacaatcctgTCCGGCCTCCCCACGTCCgtcactgtatatatgtatagcTCAGGCTTACTAATTCTGTGgcagagaaatggaactgaggcttgggcagGCAGAGCATGCACGGTATAGGCAGTATTaaattatgtttctttttctacagAGCTCTGGAACATTCTGAAGGAACCCAcgctggcgctgacttaacccttttgtgtgaattcacagaatgaccacttgaagaaccatggttacaggtaagtgacCTCCCTATTTATTCGCATACAGGAGTTGAGTTGAAGGCTTTCTAGCTCAATCTAAGACTCGCTTCAAGgtgggagtatcctccaagctgttAAATTCAACGATGGGCGGtctggatggtagaccatcccaTTGTCCTATGTTAGTTCGGGAACTAGAGGGAGTTGAAACACCATCGACATTGACATGAGGTGAGTAAACCACACTTGCCTCTGCCAGCAAGGAGCTATGAGGATCGCGTTTGATTGGAAGTGGCACATGTGGATGATTGTCCGTTGAATGAGTGGTATCAGTGGGAATGGGTAAAGTAATCCCCTGTTCTAATCCATTATGAATGCGTCCCCGATGGAGTTCTCGTCCACTCTGGCTCAAGAGCAATAGACAGTGCATTTGGCATTCACATGTGAAGCAAATACATTGATGTATGGTATTCCCAACTGACGACAAAGTTGATCAAAGATGGCACCCTTGAGGGACCACTCGTGAGTTCTTGATGTCATACAACTGAGGTGATCTGCCAAGTAACTGTCGTCCGTGGAAATGTGCACTTCAATAGGAAAGATGTGATGCGATGACACAGCTCTCTCCTTCCaaccttctgcagtggatgccatcccatCCCTTGACCACTCcctgactgcagtactgaagtggATGGGGGCCAACAGATATAGGCTGAAACCAGACAAGATGAAATTCCTTCAGGTGGGTGCCCTGGCTTTCTGCAGATTGGGTGCTTTACTTTGGGGGTGCTACTCTATGAGGGATGAGGTTCATAGTTTGGGTGTCCTACTGGACCCAGCACTGTCTATTGACACTCAGATAGTGTCTGTCATCTGGTCTGCCTATTTCTATCtcaggtggattgcccagctgcatctctGTCTTGACACCGGGTCCCTCGCTAtgttggtccatgcactggtaatctCATGATTAGACTACAACACTTTCTATGTGAAGCTGCCCATGAGACTGTTATAGAAACTTAAACAGATCCAGAACATAGCAGCCAGATTATTGAGTGGAGTGAATAAATATTATCACATCATCCCAATTGTGGCCGCCTTACACTGTCGGTttccgtgccagcttcaaggtgatggttctaacctacaaagccctaaaatgTTTGGGACCTACTTGGCAGAATACATACTTCCAACAGGATCTGCCTGttgcgatcccctctgaagcccctattcccccaggccttcacaaggttctcgctcttctttcttcgctgccaccaggtattgctgcatcaataccatttaatcaaggagacgtgtgcttttgaaacttaactcttttattagatcagggaagttaacatatgattaatattcgataagtaaatcacaggttgctaatcacttgtatttgtatcagtcCTACTatgactttaaatctctaataactctGTACCActcagcgttcttacagaactCTATCTCACTCTAAAGTTCACTTtaaagtttcacactgtctctcactcacagaatctctctccatatcccatacaccagcctttatatccaaccccctccccccttggctccaccttccgtcctctcattggctcctaatccactgttcagctgtgacggacaggtgagggcagggctgttcgctacactgCCTGTCCTGCATGAACATTTCAAGCCAGTCGACTGAGGATGTTAACCTCAAGAGAGGCCCagatagagaagaaaagaaacttggccttctcagtggttgctcctagGCTGTGGAATGATGTCCCCCCTGCAATTCGTTTGCCCTCTTCActtggtgtttcttttttaaaaaatcactaaaatctAATTACTTAGGCATTTGAAAATGTTACACCTGTGAAGTCAACTAAGCTTAGGTAGCCTATCTGATTAAGTCtgcagttttaaatgtttttaatgttttatgttaATGTACTTTATGATTTGACTGTATTtgcattattgttattgttgttgttgttattattattttattattattatttctgttgaTTGTATTTTAGTCATGTGGGtttatatgttgtaaaccacccagaggggccctcggccagatgggtggtataaaaagtAAGTACTGCTAGTTCTTAAGGAATCAAATCATCATTTTGAGAATATAATAGTAataggtgttacatacagcactgatgttacctgtctgtcatgggtttggagggaaagttccatcctatggggagtggaaggcgggacatcaggaggaggggctgtactgtataaatatgtgatgcctgtgtggtgagagggagacactgtgagatgctgggagacactgggatgtgacgaagcagcagctgggaagaagaagctgttgtgggagtctgtgtgtcagacagggtactactgtgtgtcagagtaccaacctgataggttcaggtgtctgttgggtagccagaactgataggttcagggtctgtgctttaagttaagggttctgtgtgaaccaaactgtgtgtatgtatgagtgagaataagccacgttactttatgttattcacctgatggttttatttttccctgtgtgtatttaaaataaaccttattctttttattgtttaaaaatccatccctggtctgtgtgacttcttaaagggaatggttggtggcagcttagtgtaactgtgtgacatatcccagtaggtctgggtttgtcacattgattggtgtccagcgtgtgggatacgactggtccagttgtccagcggtccagcaaagccttggcaagtgtgcccagagcaaggggggtctagtcagggacagtctgaggtgcgtaggtaatcttctaggtgtacctcacggggaggtgcgctagtagaagaacgtgccaactggggagacttagattaaggtgctctgaggcagcctagttttggcgggaaaaagctgaggcaaaactgcgtagtaacagtgagctagcttgccagctgagaggcccagcagaggggggtaggctctgactcgatactgttgcaagttagtgctgaagaacagcagcaatctctggggagagctggttctgaggcaagaagaaaaaaaaaaaggaaaaaagtggtcgttttattttgaggcttgacttttaaagcagcctgttctgaggggggattatgcccttgactcgaagccagatggccgaaatgagtgaagtgaaagacccccagattgaccaaggttctgaggatgaatttggctcagtgcagggtgacagcacaggagagcagaacccagaactcagaaaattgctcatagcccaacagcatgaactgaggatgaggcaatttgaagtggaggaaaggttagagagagaaaaaatggaggaaagggaaagagagaaacagcggcaatttgaaatacagagaattgaattggaattgcagagagagaaaatggcgtttgaattaaaaaaattggaactgatgaatcagaacaataataataatagggattctgagggaggccaactgtctaaagctgacctgaagaaattccctgtgtaccacaagggagattgtcctgaggtgttcttttccttagtggaaagagcgtttgtggacttctcagtgagggaaactgagaagatgaccatcatgcgatctttaatcagtggtagcctggctgaggtctatgccgagatgcctgaggaactgatgaaagatttcgcagagtttaaaaaactggtgtttgccagacatgggataaatgcagagcagctgagacaaagattcaggtccctcaccaagaaaccagaacagacttttacccaagtgggggcccaattggtgaggctgcttgagaaatggctatcgcaggagggaatagagacctatgagcagcttaaagacttgatagcactggaacagttctattcagtcctgcatggggaattgaaattccaggtgagggaaaggaaaccgaaatctgtggcagcagccgcagagatcgccgattttatttcccaaataagaaagcccttgggtgaggggaaatctgtaggtaaacccaaagaaacctacagcaagtactctcagggaccagggaaaagccagcaagggggaggggcccatggtgaagggaagccctcagacatgaaacaaagacctcagattttggagggaaaaccaaaacaagatgagagagaatcaaaatacaccagaaaatgttatttctgtcagggaaagggtcatctaatctcagagtgtcagaaattaaagcagctaaaaggaatggtgcctcaggagtctagtggaaccaagccaaaagctgtgttctgtgtccagaaagagcaaggctcagtctcactgagggagcctgttgccatggttactcagtctggaacagctaccgctgctgatcaggctgaggaaaatggtcctcttgtggaggtaaagcgctgcttgctggtgaaaacagattcccagttgtttgagacagcaggggtggacgtaggaatacttgaccgtcagtatagggggctgcgggacacttgttcccaggtaaccctgtgccatccagatatcattcctagggagtatataatcccaaatgagagcataaaagtggcagggattgaggggcaggtaatctctctgccagtagcagaggtacctgtcaactttcaaggctggaggggagattggcggctagcgatttcatcgactctgccagcagccgtgctcgtgggaaatgacctggctgaacatgtgaaacgggtgctagtgattacacgctcacaagccaccacagggacagttcaggggggtaatgatgagccagagacggaagcagaggggagttcagaagctgtggtggaaaccttaaccacagacagcagatttggacaggagcaaaaggcagacgccactctccaaaagtgttttgaacaggtgactgacgcccagctaacacctgaaaccccagtgagatttctggagaaaaaggggattttatatagagaaaccctgaggaatatctcaaaagggggagatgggatcagaagtcagctggtggttcctgaaaagtatcgccccatgatcttacaaagggggcactctgacatgtttgctgcacacttaggagtgaacaaaacacagcagagaatcacacagaatttttactggcctgacatagggaagcagatcagggagttctgtaaacaatgtgatgtgtgtcaaaggcagggaaataaccgcgacaggaccaaagcaaagttgtgccctttgcctgtgattgacactccgttcaaatgcataggggtggatattgtgggacctttgcccaaggccacaaagagggggaacaggttcatcctaacaattgtggaccatgccacaaggtatcctgaagccatacccttgactaacattgaaactaacacagtggccgatgctttggtggggtatatgtccaggatgggatttgcctcagagataatcacagatttgggagcatcgttcacatcaaagctcatgaaacgcttatggcaaatctgtggaattaagcacaaggaaaccactgcttatcatcctgaaagtaatgggttaactgagaagttcaatgggactctaatgcgcatgattagggcttacttggcagagaatccaaacaattgggaccagaagctgcaatcccttttgtttgcttatcgatcagtgccacaagccagtaccgggttcagtccatttgaacttttatttgggagaagggtgaaagggccccttgatttgatcaaacaaaattgggagcagatcacccaggatgacccacaagacgttgtgacatacatagacaccttgatgaatgacctaaagagaaatctagagctggcagcagaaaacctgcaagctcagaaggtcagacagaaaacatggtatgaccacaaagctagagagaggcactttgacccaggggaggaagtgctttggcttaggccctgcagagagaataaactgcagctcaaatgggcaggaccatatagggtcatttccaagatgtcagacctgaactaccttatagagcaggaggagaaccaagcaaggagggtggttcatgtgaatgccctaaaaccctactaccgaggggaacagagggttctatttgctataaaagcagctgagagtgaggaagctgaattacccttctgggagggtagaggggaagtaaaatacaacccagaggaggtaaagatcagtcctgcactcacccaagaccagcagcaagaactaaaaatgctgcttagtaaatatcaacaggtgttttccaacaagccggggatagtgaagggagtgatgcatcggatccacacaggggatgcacccccgcaggcagtatccccataccgagtaacgggaccctatagggacaaggtgcggaaggagctggacgaaatgctgagggagaacataatcgtcccctcttctagtccttggtcctctccgatagtccttgtggacaagcctgatgggagcattaggttttgtgttgattacaggaaattaaaccgtgtaaccactcctgatgcctacccaatgcccaggctagacaacctgattgaaaccatagggggttgtcggttcatctcatcattggacctggtaaagggatattggcaattaagaattgatcccatggatcaagaaaagactgccttttgcagcccttttggtctctatgagtttcgagtcctgagctttggtctcagaaatgcaccagccacattccaaaggctgatggaccaaaccttggcagggctcagtgactttacagtggcctacattgacgacatagggatcttcagtaatacctgggaagatcacctgatacacctggagttagtgctgcagaggttaagtgcagcagggctaacagtaaaggccagcaagtgtcagctgggtagcccagaaataaaatacttgggtcacatggtagggggaggaatgataaaacccctggaggccaaaatagaagccgttcgtgattggcctagacccaacaccaagaaaaaggtcaaatcatttcttgggttggtgggctactacagaaagttcatcccgaggtttagcgagattgcggctccgctgaccgatctgacgaggaagaaggctgatgaccgcatcccgtggaccagcgactgtgaggcggcgttccagaggttgaaggaggctctaatcaactatccagtcctgcgggctccagacttcgaccgggagttcataatctacaccgatgcgtctaacagcggggtaggagcagttctgtgccagaaggatgagaatggtgaccagcatccagtgtcctacctgagtaggaaacttcaaaaaggtgagagacatttggcaaccgtggagaaggagtgtttggccatagtctacgcgatccagaaggccaagccttacatctggggaagacattttattttgtgtactgaccattcaccattgcaatggttaaagacaatgaaaacccacaatagcaaacttatgaggtgggctttaaacctacaggactatgactttgaagtgaaggtggtcagagggtcagtgaactgtgttgctgacgccttatcaagaagacctgaagaatgaagacggcgaaaggacatggactatgtgtatatattgatgataaaaagtaaatgtacctggttttgaatttggtttgtatgaataaaggtaaattgatgtaatgtatatggaaaatgtttaaatgcctatttgctatggttaacttagaatgtaagtatgagtaagtataatatggtatgtataactgttgttgtgtgttttattcaggttgttttttggt from the Pogona vitticeps strain Pit_001003342236 chromosome 3, PviZW2.1, whole genome shotgun sequence genome contains:
- the LOC144588259 gene encoding uncharacterized protein LOC144588259, translated to MPLTRSQMAEMSEVKDPQIDQGSEDEFGSVQGDSTGEQNPELRKLLIAQQHELRMRQFEVEERLEREKMEEREREKQRQFEIQRIELELQREKMAFELKKLELMNQNNNNNRDSEGGQLSKADLKKFPVYHKGDCPEVFFSLVERAFVDFSVRETEKMTIMRSLISGSLAEVYAEMPEELMKDFAEFKKLVFARHGINAEQLRQRFRSLTKKPEQTFTQVGAQLVRLLEKWLSQEGIETYEQLKDLIALEQFYSVLHGELKFQVRERKPKSVAAAAEIADFISQIRKPLGEGKSVGKPKETYSKYSQGPGKSQQGGGAHGEGKPSDMKQRPQILEGKPKQDERESKYTRKCYFCQGKGHLISECQKLKQLKGMVPQESSGTKPKAVFCVQKEQGSVSLREPVAMVTQSGTATAADQAEENGPLVEVKRCLLVKTDSQLFETAGVDVGILDRQYRGLRDTCSQVTLCHPDIIPREYIIPNESIKVAGIEGQVISLPVAEVPVNFQGWRGDWRLAISSTLPAAVLVGNDLAEHVKRVLVITRSQATTGTVQGGNDEPETEAEGSSEAVVETLTTDSRFGQEQKADATLQKCFEQVTDAQLTPETPVRFLEKKGILYRETLRNISKGGDGIRSQLVVPEKYRPMILQRGHSDMFAAHLGVNKTQQRITQNFYWPDIGKQIREFCKQCDVCQRQGNNRDRTKAKLCPLPVIDTPFKCIGVDIVGPLPKATKRGNRFILTIVDHATRYPEAIPLTNIETNTVADALVGYMSRMGFASEIITDLGASFTSKLMKRLWQICGIKHKETTAYHPESNGLTEKFNGTLMRMIRAYLAENPNNWDQKLQSLLFAYRSVPQASTGFSPFELLFGRRVKGPLDLIKQNWEQITQDDPQDVVTYIDTLMNDLKRNLELAAENLQAQKVRQKTWYDHKARERHFDPGEEVLWLRPCRENKLQLKWAGPYRVISKMSDLNYLIEQEENQARRVVHVNALKPYYRGEQRVLFAIKAAESEEAELPFWEGRGEVKYNPEEVKISPALTQDQQQELKMLLSKYQQVFSNKPGIVKGVMHRIHTGDAPPQAVSPYRVTGPYRDKVRKELDEMLRENIIVPSSSPWSSPIVLVDKPDGSIRFCVDYRKLNRVTTPDAYPMPRLDNLIETIGGCRFISSLDLVKGYWQLRIDPMDQEKTAFCSPFGLYEFRVLSFGLRNAPATFQRLMDQTLAGLSDFTVAYIDDIGIFSNTWEDHLIHLELVLQRLSAAGLTVKASKCQLGSPEIKYLGHMVGGGMIKPLEAKIEAVRDWPRPNTKKKVKSFLGLVGYYRKFIPRFSEIAAPLTDLTRKKADDRIPWTSDCEAAFQRLKEALINYPVLRAPDFDREFIIYTDASNSGVGAVLCQKDENGDQHPVSYLSRKLQKGERHLATVEKECLAIVYAIQKAKPYIWGRHFILCTDHSPLQWLKTMKTHNSKLMRWALNLQDYDFEVKVVRGSVNCVADALSRRPEE